Proteins encoded by one window of Perca fluviatilis chromosome 13, GENO_Pfluv_1.0, whole genome shotgun sequence:
- the LOC120571044 gene encoding gastrula zinc finger protein XlCGF57.1-like translates to MRTHTGEKPFSCSVCKKSFTQRGDLQKHMRIHTGEKPFSCSECGKGFGRKEHLKTHMMNHRGERPFNCSVCEESFTRGERLKIHMRIHTGEKPFNCSECDKRFRKSQDLKRHIKSHTEAKAFSCSECGKRFTQNSNLKTHMRIHAGDKRFSCSLCGKRFIQKGQLAYHMKHHTGETPFTSCVSDATTQPEAPSIKEEQEELCTNQEGDPDTDNSADWKETKDSQSALNSLKHVERNTDKSSRSVSRCSECGKQFRQKSNLKNHMRIHKGDKPFSCSVCGKRFIQNAHMTYHMTRHTGEKMFCCGVCDKRFIWPYQLRKHKCVGRTETEAARNSHPATISQPETGDKAGRSIVAEIEVSCDDWEETGEPDWTCNAAEKQFSCSECGKRFNRKTHLKRHAMTHTGERPFSCSVCRRSFTESGNLHKHMAVHTGEKRFSCGFCKRRFTWHSQLQTHECDRPQSARQRRQRRTKPRRADGEDRGPSKPARRRLLLPRPSADDLVATSPPNHTTITFVCSPPLIQATGAFHMLAP, encoded by the coding sequence atgagaactcacacaggagagaaacctttcagctgctctgttTGTAAGAAATCATTTACACAGAGAGGAGATTTACAGAAACatatgagaatccacacaggagaaaaaccttttagctgctctgagtgtggtaaaGGATTTGGCCGCAAAGAACATCTGAAGACACACATGATGaatcacagaggagagagaccTTTTAATTGCTCAGTTTGTGAGGAATCTTTTACCCGGGGTGAACGTTTAAAGatacacatgagaatccacacaggagagaagcctttcAACTGCTCCGAGTGTGACAAAAGGTTTAGAAAAAGCCAAGATCTGAAGAGACACATTAAGTCTCACACAGAAGCAAAAGCTTTCAGCTGCTCCGAGTGCGGGAAGAGATTTACCCAAAACTCAAATCTGAAaacacacatgagaatccacgcGGGAGACAAACGATTCAGCTGTTCCCTTTGTGGGAAAAGATTTATACAGAAGGGACAATTGGCGTACCACATGAAACATCACACAGGGGAGACGCCTTTTACTTCCTGTGTCAGTGACGCAACAACGCAGCCGGAGGCGCCAagcattaaagaggaacaggaggaactgtgcaCCAATCAGGAGGGAGACCCGGACACTGAtaacagtgctgattggaaggagacaaAAGACTcccagtcagctttaaactctctgaaacatgttgAGCGTAATACGGACAAATCATCTCGTTCCGTCAGTCGCTGCTCTGAGTGCGGGAAACAATTTAGACAGAAATCTAATCTGAAGAatcacatgagaatccacaagGGGGACaagcctttcagctgctccGTTTGTGGTAAAAGATTTATACAGAACGCGCACATGACATACCACATGACACGGCACACGGGAGAGAAAATGTTCTGCTGCGGCGTTTGTGACAAACGATTTATTTGGCCGTATCAGCTCAGGaaacataaatgtgttggtcgGACGGAAACGGAAGCAGCCAGGAACTCCCATCCAGCGACGATCTCACAACCAGAGACTGGAGATAAAGCCGGACGGTCTATCGTAGCGGAGATCGAAGTCAGTTGTGACGACTGGGAGGAGACCGGAGAGCCTGATTGGACGTGCAACGCTGCTGAGAAACAGTTCAGCTGCTCCGAGTGCGGGAAAAGATTTAACCGCAAGACTCACCTGAAGAGACATGCGATGACTCACACGGGAGAGAGACCGTTTAGCTGCTCGGTGTGTCGGAGGTCTTTCACGGAGAGCGGGAacttacacaaacacatggcCGTGCACACGGGAGAGAAACGCTTCAGCTGTGGGTTTTGCAAGCGAAGATTCACCTGGCACTCTCAGCTCCAAACTCACGAGTGTGATCGTCCTCAGTCGGCACGGCAGCGCCGCCAGAGACGAACCAAACCGAGAcgagctgatggagaggaccgCGGTCCATCCAAACCCGCCAGGAGACGACTTCTGTTGCCCCGCCCGAGCGCCGATGACCTGGTAGCAACCAGTCCGCCAAACCACACGACGATAACGTTTGTTTGTTCCCCCCCTCTAATCCAAgccacaggagcgtttcatatGTTAGCGCCCTAG